The following proteins are co-located in the Triticum aestivum cultivar Chinese Spring chromosome 1A, IWGSC CS RefSeq v2.1, whole genome shotgun sequence genome:
- the LOC123184228 gene encoding probable leucine-rich repeat receptor-like protein kinase At1g35710 translates to MPSCSTPLLYLCLLLVACLLLLEEAHAVHHGGISLRSQRMALLHWKATLASPPLQMSSWQENTRPCNWSGIMCTAIRHGRGMPWVVTNISLPGAGIRGQLGELNFSALPFLAYIDLQNNSLHGVLPASISSLSSLSYLDLSFNHLKGKIPFEFGGLQSLMQLGLSSNRLTGHIPASLGNLTMLNYLVIHQNMVSGPIPKEIGNLVNLQGLQLSNNPLTGMIPKTLGNLTQLNDLYLYGNQLSGPIPQELGRLVRLQSLQLLSNDFSGPIPISITNLTKMNTLFLFENQITGSIPPEIGNLTMLNELSLYTNQITGPIPFELGYLLNLQNFGLSNNQISGTIPDSIGNNTKLVVLSLDQNQITGSIPKGIGNLLNLKYLNVYQNQISGSIPKTFGKLQNIQELYINHNKLSGSLPQEFGDLINLVALGLANNSLSGPLPANICSGGRLQYLYLFSNMFNGPIPRSLKTCTSLVEISLQRNQLTGDVSQHFGVYPQLKRMSFASNRFYGQIPPNLDACTKITILRLAQNMITGSIPPILSKLLNLEELSLNSNRLSGGIPQEICSLANLYRLNLSSNQLSGSIPTHIEKLGNLAYLDISGNRLSGSVPEDLGGCMKLLSLKINSNSFNGSLPGVIGNLASLQIMLDVSNNNLSGALPQQLGKLGMLEFWNLSHNQFSGIIPSSFASMVSLSTLDVSYNNLEGPIPTTRLLQNASASWFLHNKGLCGNLSGLPTCYSTPVAGQHKRKIIGFLLPIVLVMGFGIVAAIVVIIILTRKKRKPQESVTSEARDLFSVWNFDGRLAFDDIVRATEDFDDKYITGTGGYGKVYKAQLQDGQLVAVKKLHQTEEEFDGERRFRSEMEILTQIRQRSIVKMYGFCSHPTYKFLVYDYIQQGSLHGILENQELAKELDWKKRISLATDVAQAISYLHHECSPSIIHRDITSNNILLDTSFKAFVSDFGTARILKPDSSNWSALAGTYGYIAPELSYTSVVTEKCDVYSFGVVVLELVMGKHPRDLLDGTMSNGEQVILVKDILDQRLTTPTTEENRLSPLIKLAFSCLESSPQARPSMQEAYQMLIKRPSSSSCSVPFSTLTLQQVRKS, encoded by the exons ATGCCATCATGCTCAACACCATTGTTGTACCTCTGCCTACTGCTGGTGGCGTGCCTTCTTCTCTTGGAAGAAGCACATGCGGTGCACCATGGAGGGATCTCTCTGAGGTCTCAACGCATGGCCCTCCTCCACTGGAAAGCTACACTTGCGAGCCCACCACTGCAGATGAGCTCTTGGCAAGAAAACACCAGGCCCTGCAACTGGTCGGGCATCATGTGCACGGCTATCCGCCATGGCCGCGGCATGCCCTGGGTGGTAACCAACATATCCCTGCCGGGTGCTGGCATCCGTGGCCAGCTTGGTGAGCTCAACTTCTCGGCTCTTCCATTCCTCGCATATATTGACCTTCAGAACAACAGTCTCCACGGTGTACTACCCGCTAGTATCAGCTCTCTATCATCACTATCTTATCTTGACCTTAGCTTCAACCATCTCAAAGGGAAAATTCCGTTTGAGTTTGGTGGCTTGCAGAGTCTCATGCAGCTTGGTCTCTCATCTAACAGACTCACAGGACATATCCCTGCGTCTCTTGGTAACCTAACAATGTTAAATTATCTTGTCATTCACCAGAACATGGTATCTGGTCCCATTCCTAAGGAGATTGGAAACCTTGTCAACCTACAAGGCCTACAGCTAAGCAACAACCCCTTAACCGGCATGATACCAAAAACCCTTGGAAATCTGACCCAACTAAATGATTTGTACCTATATGGTAATCAACTTTCAGGGCCTATACCCCAAGAGCTAGGCAGACTGGTCCGTTTGCAAAGTCTTCAGCTTCTGTCAAATGATTTTTCAGGTCCAATTCCAATCTCCATAACCAATCTCACTAAGATGAACACACTTTTTCTCTTTGAAAATCAAATCACAGGTTCAATACCCCCAGAAATAGGCAACCTCACTATGCTCAATGAACTTTCTCTCTATACaaatcaaatcacaggcccaataCCTTTTGAATTGGGCTATTTGCTGAATCTCCAAAATTTTGGGTTGTCCAACAACCAAATATCTGGCACTATTCCTGATAGCATAGGAAATAATACCAAGCTAGTAGTactatccctcgatcaaaatcagataaCCGGCTCTATCCCTAAAGGGATTGGCAATCTGCTAAACCTCAAATATTTAAACGTGTACCAGAACCAAATTTCGGGATCAATACCTAAAACTTTTGGGAAGCTGCAAAACATCCAAGAACTGTACATCAACCATAACAAATTATCAGGTTCTCTTCCTCAAGAATTCGGAGACCTCATAAACCTTGTTGCACTTGGGCTGGCTAACAACTCACTTTCAGGACCTTTACCTGCAAATATATGTTCAGGGGGTAGGCTTCAATATCTATATCTCTTTTCTAATATGTTCAATGGCCCCATTCCAAGGAGTTTAAAGACATGTACCAGTTTGGTTGAAATTAGCCTTCAGAGGAACCAACTAACAGGAGATGTATCTCAGCACTTTGGTGTGTATCCACAACTCAAAAGGATGAGCTTTGCATCGAATAGATTCTATGGGCAGATCCCACCAAATCTAGATGCATGTACCAAAATAACGATACTACGTCTAGCACAAAATATGATCACGGGTTCCATACCTCCAATCCTTTCTAAATTGTTGAACCTAGAAGAACTAAGTCTCAATTCTAATCGCCTCAGCGGTGGGATTCCACAAGAAATCTGTAGTTTAGCAAATTTATATAGACTGAACTTATCATCTAACCAATTATCTGGATCCATACCTACACACATAGAAAAGCTAGGCAATCTAGCATACCTTGATATATCTGGAAACAGACTGAGCGGGTCAGTACCTGAGGACCTAGGAGGCTGCATGAAACTACTTTCCTTGAAGATCAACAGCAACAGCTTCAATGGGAGTTTGCCTGGTGTGATTGGAAATTTAGCAAGTCTGCAGATCATGTTAGATGTAAGCAACAATAACCTCAGTGGCGCATTGCCGCAGCAACTTGGGAAGTTGGGGATGCTGGAATTTTGGAATTTATCCCATAATCAGTTCAGCGGCATCATTCCGTCCTCTTTTGCAAGCATGGTGAGCCTTTCAACACTCGATGTGTCCTACAACAACTTGGAAGGACCAATCCCAACAACACGGCTACTCCAAAATGCTTCAGCAAGTTGGTTTCTTCACAATAAAGGTTTGTGTGGTAACCTATCTGGCCTGCCAACTTGTTACTCAACTCCAGTAGCTGGTCAGCATAAACGAAAGATAATTGGTTTTCTTTTGCCAATTGTTCTTGTGATGGGTTTTGGCATTGTTGCTGCAATTGTTGTCATAATAATACTTACTCGTAAGAAGAGAAAACCACAGGAAAGTGTCACTTCTGAAGCAAGGGACCTATTCTCTGTTTGGAATTTTGATGGAAGATTAGCATTTGACGATATTGTAAGGGCAACAGAAGACTTCGATGATAAGTACATCACTGGAACAGGAGGATACGGCAAAGTCTACAAGGCACAACTCCAAGACGGGCAGCTGGTTGCTGTGAAGAAGCTTCATCAGACGGAAGAAGAGTTCGATGGTGAAAGAAGATTTCGTAGTGAAATGGAAATCTTAACACAGATCCGACAACGAAGCATCGTCAAAATGTATGGATTCTGCTCCCATCCAACATATAAATTTCTCGTCTATGACTACATTCAGCAGGGAAGCCTCCACGGAATATTAGAAAATCAGGAGCTAGCAAAGGAATTAGATTGGAAGAAGAGAATTTCTCTTGCAACTGATGTGGCTCAAGCAATATCTTATTTGCACCACGAATGCAGTCCATCTATAATCCATCGAGATATCACAAGCAACAACATCTTACTTGATACATCCTTCAAGGCTTTTGTCTCGGATTTCGGCACAGCAAGGATTCTTAAGCCCGATTCATCAAACTGGAGTGCACTTGCAGGAACGTATGGCTACATAGCTCCTg AATTGTCGTACACATCTGTTGTGACAGAGAAATGCGATGTCTATAGCTTTGGAGTGGTTGTGCTAGAGCTAGTGATGGGGAAGCATCCAAGGGATCTATTAGATGGTACTATGTCAAACGGAGAACAAGTCATACTTGTGAAAGATATTCTGGACCAACGACTGACAACACCAACAACAGAAGAGAATAGGTTATCTCCTCTCATCAAGCTGGCCTTTTCTTGCTTGGAATCTTCTCCACAAGCAAGGCCAAGCATGCAGGAGGCATACCAAATGCTCATCAAGCGACCCTCATCTAGTTCATGTTCCGTGCCTTTCAGCACACTTACGTTACAGCAAGTAAGGAAGAGTTGA
- the LOC123184279 gene encoding uncharacterized protein, producing MSEEYPLSFWARVRPWARPTAGRPPCSGHRRVPVGVQLQAQAAPTDRPLGVLLPLASSARCSFPPLVYLHRPPVLTVPQGQEKDSEEGQVPAHHMFDEMPTKEPTHALICTSTMPVG from the exons ATGAGTGAGGAATATCCTCTTTCTTTTTGGGCCAGGGTCCGGCCATGGGCACGTCCCACCGCCGGCCGGCCTCCGTGCTCCGGCCACCGACGCGTCCCCGTCGGCGTCCAACTCCAAGCCCAAGCCGCGCCGACCGACCGACCTCTCGGCGTCCTCCTCCCCCTCGCGAGCTCTGCTAGGTGCTCGTTCCCCCCGCTGGTCTACCTACATCGACCACCAGTGCTCACCGTGCCTCAG GGGCAAGAAAAGGATTCAGAGGAGGGCCAAGTTCCCGCACACCacatgttcgatgaaatgcccaccAAGGAGCCGACCCATGCTCTAATCTGTACTAGTACAATGCCCGTGGGCTAG